Genomic DNA from Vanrija pseudolonga chromosome 3, complete sequence:
AATGGCGAAATCTGGCAGAATGACGAGGAGTGCCAGCGCCTCCAGTACCGCATTCGCGACTTGCTCGTGGTCATCGCAGTCGAGGCAATGTGTCTCGCCCAGATCCTCTCTCCCGAGGCAAACGAAGAAGCCGACACTTTCGGCGCCACTCTGCTTCACTCCCGTGACAGACTACACGCCGTCCACTCATTCATCATGGAGCAGACGGAGGACTTGGCACCGGGACACCCAGAAGCCGAGACCGTCTTCCCTCACTATCCCACACCCATCTTGTGCCTCGCATGGGCAGTTGTGCTCCGttccctcccccctcacCTCCAGCCCCCTTCTGGAGAAGACTTCCAACTCGACACGACACACATGAGTGGTGACGACCCAGTAGTCTACCTtggcgccgccacccgcgcgCTCCGTCTGTCATCGGGCCTGTTCCCCTGGTTCGAGTCGATTCTCCAGGGACCACTCTTTGAAGCCACAAAGGACGCGTTCAGCGGTGACCTGGCTGTCGACATGGCGTCATTGCGGAGGAGTCCCATCAAGGACCTCCTGATCGGCCTGTCTGAATTAATACATATTCAGAGCATCGCCGATCACCCAGGCCTCTATTCCACATGGGTACTGCTGTTCGGAGGCGGTGTGCAAGAGGCCTCAACGTCTCTGGCCAACAACTACTGGGCCGTTGACTACGTGTACGACGAGCGACGGGCCATCCTGGACCACAGCCTCTGGCCCCGCGAGCCGACCTACCTCCCTCGCATTCTTGCAGCTCTCACCGGTGTCAGctctgacgacgaggtcaaccTTGCCCTTACTCAAGTCAGCCCAGTACCCGACGTCTTCGACTATGTCAACGACCTCCCCTTCATTACCATCACAACGCCACACTCTGCCTTTACGATCTCGGGTGAGGACGACAGTGGCCGCATAATAGTCGAGGCCACCGTCGACCTCGAACTCCCTGGAGGCGCTATCATTCCCCGTAGGGCGCGCGGAACTGTCCTCTCTGAAGAGGACGCCCACCCCGCAGTTGTGTCGTGGCGCTTCCGCCAAGCTGGGTGGTCTCTCCTCATCGAGATTCTTCGCGGAGCTGTCGGCCTGGCCGCTTCACCGCGGATCAATAACGAGGCTCGCAggcttgagctcgtcgatctcggcaTCCAGAGTGACGATCTCTCGCCAATCCTCTCCTCGGGTCTCAAGCTTCTGCGTTCCGTCCTTCGGTCCTCTGAAGTTGCGTCCCTCCTCGTTCGTAACGGCAGCCCGGGTGACCGCTTCCCAGGACAGTCTCTGCTGGAGCTGGCGTTGGCCGTGCTCACCGACCGCTCTCGCCCTGAGCGCTCTCAGGTCGACTTTGTTGCGGCCAAGCACGCGATCGACATTCTCCAGTCGCTGCTCCTGACAGGCAACGAGGCAATCTGGCAGGCCTTCCGCGCGTCTGGATTCTTcgactcgcactcgcgccGACAGGGCTCTGTTGCCTCGCTCATTCAGAGCGACGGCCTGAGAGGCAAGCACGGATTGACAGCtgccctcctccgcctggTTCGCTCCCTGGCTTCAGCAAACGCTGGTGACGCCCAGGTGGTGCGGTCCGCCGTCAAACTGGTGGTGACCGAGGTGTGGTCGCAATTCTCGGGCTGGCGCTACCAGGACATTTCCAAGCGATACGAAATTGCCTCGCTGCTTATCGAAATCTTTGACATTGTTCTCAGACACCCCCTGGGTGCTGACGGCAAGTCTCCTTCCCCAGCAGCCGCCTACCTCTTCGACGTGTTTGTCAACAACACGTCGCCGCTATCGTACCGCCCCATCGTCGATGTCTTTACACAGTCGTCGCAGCTCGCTACCCGGTTCGTCCAGGCTCGCCGGTGGTCGGATGCCGAGATTGTTTACGCCGCGTTTGACCACGCAACGTCCCTGCTGTCGACGCTTTTGCGCCTCGCTCCAACCCTCAAGGTGTCGGCCAATGCCCTTCCCTTCAGCCTTTTCGCCTCCACCATCGTCACGACCAGCGGTGACAAGAttcagctcgtcgaccacctgTTCGACCTCATTTCCCAGCCCAGCTTGCAGCCTACCGGCCTCAAGCTGCTACTGAGGCTCCTCCGGGTATACTTGGCAACTAGCAGCAGCGGCTCTCAGCGCCCCTCCCTTGCGGGCATGCTTCGTAATCCCAACACGCTCAACAAGATTGCCACAATTGCTGTCAACACTGGCCTCGACGATGTCAAGCCTGACGCATGGGCCCTACTTGGTACTATCATCGCCACCCAGCCCGGATGCGCTGCCATCTTGATCCCATCGCAAAAGGATGGCAAGATCGCCGGCCTACTcaagcacgccgtcgacgaggtgcaggaTTGGAAACTGCAGTTTGCTGAGGCTCCTAGTGGCCtggtcgccgtcctcggctgCGTCCAATCCGTCCTCGAATCTGCCAGCGCAAGCAACGCTGTGTCGGCTCTTCGATCTGAGGCTTCCTTCTGGCAGGCTGTGCACGACATCGCCATCAAGTTTGTCGCTCTGCCATCAAGCTTCTCCGACAACATTGCGGCGGACGTGCACAAGTATTCTTACGCAGTTCAAGCCAAAGCCAACGCCACGTCGCTGCttgcggccgagctggcacTGACGCTCGACACGGAAGCTGAGGCGGAAACAAAGACCCAGGAGCTTGTCGTGTCCCTTCTTCGCAACACTGGAGCCCTCGAGGACAcagccttggccgccgtCCACACGAGCTGCGACCCCGCATTGCATGCCAACGAGGCCGCCACCATCAAAGCTAATGGTGTCAACCTTGCGCCACTCCGCACTATCAACCTCCCAGAGGAGCGTCAGTATGGAATTCAGTATCTGTACGACGGCGTCCCTGTCATTTTCAACGACTCGGAACGACAGGTCAGCCTCAACAGGTCGATTGCAATCCTCAACCTCAACTGGTCTCAGCTCGATGCCGATGTCAACTACACTAAGTCTTGGCGGCTGCTCCTGGATATTGCTTCCACCATCACCAGCGGTGACGCCCTTGCTTCCAGAGCGGCAGTCAGGGCCGCCAATGCCATTGCGTCGGTTCTCGCGGACGAAGACCGAGGCGGTGATATCATGCTCGCCATTCAGACAGAACGCCTCAGCATTCTCGCCACGCTCCTCGACATTGCCTTGGATCCCGAGACTGAGATTTCCGAGCCCGCTgtcgtcaaggagctcgcaAACTCGGTTCGCAGGATTGTCGAGAGCACACTGTTCCCTCCCATTATCTCCCTCCGACACCCCGAGCTGCCTCCCATCCATCGCCCGGTCCTccgtctgctgctgctcctctcccaggcgcaggcgggcagtgcggcggacgaggtgcGTGAGGTATTGTTCGACTCTGGAGCCACTTTTGCTCTCGATGCGGCAAATGTTGTTCTCGACACAATCCTCCTGCAACCCAACTTGGACGCTGAAAAGGACCTCAGTCTCATAGTCGCGCTCCTTTGTGAGATGAGCCGAGtctccacctcgacggcagTGTGGCTAGACAAGCTCATGCAGGTCAACCTCATCCCGCGCAGCTTGGACGTGATTGTCCGCACACGGCCTGTCGAGGACACACTGCCTCCACACTTCCACACCATCCTGCTGCTACACCTCGCCATTGCCAGCAATGGCCCCACAGCTGAAAAGCTGGCAGTCTCTGGCGTTCTGCCGGCATACGCCGAcaacgtcgtcgctgtcgctgctgagGCCGGCCGAATTGACGTGACCAACCCGAACGACAGTTTCCATCGGGCGTGGTGCGAGCTTTTGCAGGTCGTCACTGCCCTTCTGTCCAGTCTACCGGATGCCGCTTCGTTCGCCCGCTCCGATGCCGTTCCATTTGTCCGAGTCGTCTTGCCTCAACTTCTCCACGCCCTCCAGTACGCCGGAGCGGAGCAGCCTCTGTCCGCCCCGGCCCTGGAGGAGAtggagctcgtcgccgacgtcttCTACGGtctcgccaacgccgtcaaGCCTGGTCCTAACAGCTTGCTCCTGGACTTTGCACCATCGGCCATCGTTTTCCTACGGGGCGTCCAGCACGCCGCGTCGCACCCTCACATATTCAGCAGTTACATCATTCCTTCCAGTGAGGAAGAGCAAGCCGCTCTGGAAAAGGAACGGACATCTGTTGGAGATAACGTGGACATCAGCCTGGCCGATCACAAGGCCTGGCCGACCGTCGCATCTCGCATGGACGCTCTGCTGCGTGTCACGCGGACGATTcttgtcgcgctcgtccgCTTCACCCACTCGTGGGCAAGTCTCAGCGGTGACAGAGAGCCCCACACTCAGTTCCTCCTCCCTTACGACGTGAGTGGCCTGCGCCTAGCTGTTACTGACACTCACAGGACGAGCATGCCCTCTCGCCAACGAGCGATGATCCCATCGGTGTCCTCAACGAGCTGTATCGCGAGATCAACTCGCTGGTTAAACATTCGCCAGAGCAtgacggtgccgacggcctTCAGGCCATGGAGGCAGCAGCCATGCTCTCCCTCACACAACTTTGCGAGAGGCGCATTTTATTCCCGGCCTAcaacgcgccggccgacgactcgATGGACATTGACATTGGCGGACTCGTCAAGCGTCGCGTCTCGTTCAGCACTCCGCAGAATCGCTACCTCGAAGCGCGCAAGGTCCTTGAGGCCGACCTCCAGAGCAACTTGAGCACCACTTCGTCCATGaccaagctcctcgacgtcctccgcACTGTTGCGGATCGCGAGTTCCCAGAGTAGACCGCCACCTGTATACCAGCATTTCCATAACCCATAgggccccgccgcccccccgCACGCCGAAGCGTGATTCATCAATGCATAATTGGAGCTAATGCAGTCTGCCACCATGTTTGGCAGGGTCATTGTACAAGTGTCTAGTGATGGGACCAAGGCAAGCTCTGTTGAGGCAGCCCAAAATGATGGGGGAAGCGAAGAAAAAAAAGTCCTAGCCCGAGGAGTTTAGTCAAGTGAAATGTCCTAGTCCAGAGGACGCGTGTGTGGTTCTAGCACCCGTGGGTGAGCCTGTTGCGAGGGAGTGCAATGTTGGGGTTGGCAGCCATGGCTTGCGGGTAGGTGGTCTGGGGGCCGTTAGTATATGTGCctggtggggggtgggtgccaCTTACAATGTTGGGGTTGTAGTACGCAGGTCCGAGCTGCTTGATGTAGTCCTGCGTGGGGTAACCAGGGGGCTCGCAGCCAATGTTGATGGCCTTGGGGTCCTGATACACGCGAATGTAGTCGACAAGCATCTCGAATGGGAAaagcggcgcgaggccctCGTAGTCGACCGCACCAAAGTTTTCAGAGATACCGAGGTTGATGACAATGTACATTGGCTCCTCGGAGATGATGCGCTGGCCGACCTGTGAACGGGCATTCGGCcccatggccgacgagcggaCGGTCCACGCCTTCTTGTTGTCGCTGATCCACGTAATGTAGCCATTGTCTCGGTCCGGGAGGTACTCGAAACCATAAATGGAAAAGCAACCCGTTTCCTGCGTGTAGCAGTTTTGGTCCGTGTGCGCGGTCGCTGATGTCGCCTGCTGGAATGCAGAGCCGCGGTAATCGTTCAGTTTGACAGTGGTGTTGTCGTAGATGTGAAAGTAGGTGTCGGAAGTGTTGGGCCACGTGTACGATGGGTTGAAGGGGGCCCACTGTGCAGACAGCGAAACACGGCCGTCGAGgttgcccttgtcgtcgacaaaGGCCTCAAAGACGTCAATCTCGGGAGCGGAGCGGCCGACAAGGGAGCCGTCCGAGTGGAGTGGTCCGGGGTGGTTCGGGTCGCCCGGACATGTACAGCGGCTCAGCCGCTGGCCGGGGAGGTACGAGAGGGCATTGTCATACTTCCAGTCACCTTCACCCTCGCGCCACTTGGGCAGGCCGTTGAGGGTCTGGTTGGGAAGCGTACCGATGTCGCACGAGTCGTAAGAGTAGGGCCACAGGCCGTCGAGGGTGCCACCGTATCCTGCTCTTCCGAGGTTACCCAGGGTCCAGATTGCGGGCCACAGGCCGTAGACGTTGCTCTTTCCGGGGAGCGAAACATTTGACTCAATGTAGCCGCCAGTGAAGCAAAAGCGGTTCCACGAGCTCACAAGACCGCCAGTGTAGTTGAGGCCGTGCGACTTGTGGTTGTTGAGCGTGAGGACGAGGTTACCGTCACGGGTGATAATGTTGCGGGGGTCGTACCACTCGAGGTTGTTTGTCGCCCAGTAGTGGAGGTTTTCCGCCTGCCAATACGGGTCGTCTCCATCGTAAAAGGTGCGATTATCGTGGTTGAACTCGTCGGAAAAGACGAGCTGCCACTCCTCGCCAGTGTCCCACGAGACCTTCTTGTACGCCTCGGGCGGGGTGTCGCGGTCAATGAGCGAGTACATGTGCAGGTCTGGAAGCTGGCCAGACGCGTTGATGCCGCCAATGTTGTACCCGCCCATGTGCGAGTAGTTTGGCAGACCGTGGTACGCCGTGACGATTGGGTAGACCATGAACAGGAGAACAAGGATGACGCTGAGGAGGAGAACGCAGCCGAGGTTGCTGGCGCCACGCGGCGTGAGCAGAGCCCGCCACACTGGCATCTTCTTCTGCTCGACATTTGGGTTAtgcaagtcgtcgtcgtcttcgggGCCGATGCCCGCCCATTCTGttgggtcgacgagctggcgttAGCATTCGTCTCTCACAAGGTAACCTACCATGCTAACAAACTCTCGCCGTCCCTTTCTGTTGATGCTAAAGTCTCCCACACCGCGTTTcagcttgtcgtcgtcggcgaaaTGCATGCCACTTTCGTCGGTCTCGGGCAGCGACAAGACGGAGTGCGTGCTGGCCGTGTAGATCGAGTTTGCGACGCGTGGGCcctggtcgtcgcgctgcttgccCTCTGTTCCGGCGATGTACTCGGCCAGCGAAGGAGGGTAAAACGAGTTGAACGACTGCATCGACGCGTGCTTGCCGTCGGCCAGCGTCTCTGGGACTGCCAAGCCACCGTACGCGtcgccgaccgacgaccgacgcgacTTTGTCTTGTAGTTGCCGTCCAATGACGAGCGgttcgagctcgtcgacgcggtgctGTCTGGGCGCCGTTGCCATtttgatggcgacgacgtcgacacgcgCAGATCGCGGGGATTGCTGCCATCCTTGACAGGGTATCCGCGCGGATCATACCTAGGGAGCTTCTTGGACGAGCTCTGTGTTGAAGGCTGCGGAGAGACGATACGCGCCGGGGACGTGTACCCCGTGTTGAGATCGCTGTCGTACcccgtcgcgccggtcgacgacgcgccagtGCTGCCTCGTGGCGTCATGAACTGGCCCGTGGTGAACATTTGCGCGACGGGTAAggttgaggacgaggacgtggatGTGgactcgcgctcggcaggCACGGCATGCAGGTTCTTGTTTGACGCGAGAGCGTTACTTCGGACGGTGGTCGGCTGGGGAACGGCGGGCGTGTAGatgctcgcgccgtcgttgtcgccggcGTTGTTCGCGTCTTCCAGTCTTCTCCGCCACCCGCTGATCACGTTGGAGCCTGCAGAGCGGTACGAGTCGCGATCAGAGTACCCAGAATCGCTGGGACcggcgtcgccaaggccaaggccgcggtTAGAGCTGGGCTCACCGAGACGCGACCTTAATGAGCCTGGAAACtcggcgagggtgggtgatagcgccgcgcgcccgcttGCAGAGAGCACATTGTCTTCATTGTCCGACTGGTGCCAGGTGGTTGGGGGCGAGCCCTTGTCCTTTGTCACGAAAGAGTTGTACGAGACGGTGCGCTCGTTTGCGCCTTCCTTGGCGCGACCGATAAACGCCATCGGCGGAGGCGATAAGGTGGTACAAGCTCGACCGGCGATGTACTAGAagaggggggaagggggaggaggggaaggggaCGAAGAAGCGACACTCGAGTCGGTAGTGGTGAAAGAGCTTGATGTACAGGAGATGGAGTAGTGGAGAAACGTGCCGAGTGGAGACGAGGAATGACGATGAaacggtggtggtggtggtggtggatcgcgctcgacggtgctcggcggcaactCATACACAGTGTGGCTTCCTGCTGATTTGCAGGTCTCAGGAGAGTTGTGATGGGCATTGAGGGGAGGGCAGAGGGGGGGCACCTTGCAAGGgacaggcagcagcaggccgagacCAGCAGCTGATGCTGCCAGGTCCGTCCCCCTCCTcttccttctcctcctcagTCGCCATGGGACGCACAAGTCGAGAGCAAGCGAGCGGGCTTCAACTCGTGTCGCTGCTTCTGCGGCTGAtcctctgctgctgctgctgctgctgctgctgctgctgctgctgctgctgctgctgct
This window encodes:
- the NUP188 gene encoding Nucleoporin — translated: MVHPKDKGESLTAEDYLWPLTTIRDTLLRPDVERQIPHAKVRLLLKWHLARLQKPWEPFKPASSQARTAIQGTTVQIPGTDIKMDINAGSRSIALRISDAVNINEITSFLLWKSYTSYSIEEPTPAKGKSEEDAVVDRLLLWYEQELLAVPQIVMALYVPASQHTGWEELAAELRPDILGDQASFIESLFRAFGGLAQKSIAKDTGSSRALYLATLQLRQQETLLDLLFLILYQFTTRPAAVSEGLIKGTVLSGFGTAQANGEIWQNDEECQRLQYRIRDLLVVIAVEAMCLAQILSPEANEEADTFGATLLHSRDRLHAVHSFIMEQTEDLAPGHPEAETVFPHYPTPILCLAWAVVLRSLPPHLQPPSGEDFQLDTTHMSGDDPVVYLGAATRALRLSSGLFPWFESILQGPLFEATKDAFSGDLAVDMASLRRSPIKDLLIGLSELIHIQSIADHPGLYSTWVLLFGGGVQEASTSLANNYWAVDYVYDERRAILDHSLWPREPTYLPRILAALTGVSSDDEVNLALTQVSPVPDVFDYVNDLPFITITTPHSAFTISGEDDSGRIIVEATVDLELPGGAIIPRRARGTVLSEEDAHPAVVSWRFRQAGWSLLIEILRGAVGLAASPRINNEARRLELVDLGIQSDDLSPILSSGLKLLRSVLRSSEVASLLVRNGSPGDRFPGQSLLELALAVLTDRSRPERSQVDFVAAKHAIDILQSLLLTGNEAIWQAFRASGFFDSHSRRQGSVASLIQSDGLRGKHGLTAALLRLVRSLASANAGDAQVVRSAVKLVVTEVWSQFSGWRYQDISKRYEIASLLIEIFDIVLRHPLGADGKSPSPAAAYLFDVFVNNTSPLSYRPIVDVFTQSSQLATRFVQARRWSDAEIVYAAFDHATSLLSTLLRLAPTLKVSANALPFSLFASTIVTTSGDKIQLVDHLFDLISQPSLQPTGLKLLLRLLRVYLATSSSGSQRPSLAGMLRNPNTLNKIATIAVNTGLDDVKPDAWALLGTIIATQPGCAAILIPSQKDGKIAGLLKHAVDEVQDWKLQFAEAPSGLVAVLGCVQSVLESASASNAVSALRSEASFWQAVHDIAIKFVALPSSFSDNIAADVHKYSYAVQAKANATSLLAAELALTLDTEAEAETKTQELVVSLLRNTGALEDTALAAVHTSCDPALHANEAATIKANGVNLAPLRTINLPEERQYGIQYLYDGVPVIFNDSERQVSLNRSIAILNLNWSQLDADVNYTKSWRLLLDIASTITSGDALASRAAVRAANAIASVLADEDRGGDIMLAIQTERLSILATLLDIALDPETEISEPAVVKELANSVRRIVESTLFPPIISLRHPELPPIHRPVLRLLLLLSQAQAGSAADEVREVLFDSGATFALDAANVVLDTILLQPNLDAEKDLSLIVALLCEMSRVSTSTAVWLDKLMQVNLIPRSLDVIVRTRPVEDTLPPHFHTILLLHLAIASNGPTAEKLAVSGVLPAYADNVVAVAAEAGRIDVTNPNDSFHRAWCELLQVVTALLSSLPDAASFARSDAVPFVRVVLPQLLHALQYAGAEQPLSAPALEEMELVADVFYGLANAVKPGPNSLLLDFAPSAIVFLRGVQHAASHPHIFSSYIIPSSEEEQAALEKERTSVGDNVDISLADHKAWPTVASRMDALLRVTRTILVALVRFTHSWASLSGDREPHTQFLLPYDDEHALSPTSDDPIGVLNELYREINSLVKHSPEHDGADGLQAMEAAAMLSLTQLCERRILFPAYNAPADDSMDIDIGGLVKRRVSFSTPQNRYLEARKVLEADLQSNLSTTSSMTKLLDVLRTVADREFPE
- the KRE6_0 gene encoding Beta-glucan synthesis-associated protein KRE6; translation: MAFIGRAKEGANERTVSYNSFVTKDKGSPPTTWHQSDNEDNVLSASGRAALSPTLAEFPGSLRSRLGEPSSNRGLGLGDAGPSDSGYSDRDSYRSAGSNVISGWRRRLEDANNAGDNDGASIYTPAVPQPTTVRSNALASNKNLHAVPAERESTSTSSSSTLPVAQMFTTGQFMTPRGSTGASSTGATGYDSDLNTGYTSPARIVSPQPSTQSSSKKLPRYDPRGYPVKDGSNPRDLRVSTSSPSKWQRRPDSTASTSSNRSSLDGNYKTKSRRSSVGDAYGGLAVPETLADGKHASMQSFNSFYPPSLAEYIAGTEGKQRDDQGPRVANSIYTASTHSVLSLPETDESGMHFADDDKLKRGVGDFSINRKGRREFVSMLVDPTEWAGIGPEDDDDLHNPNVEQKKMPVWRALLTPRGASNLGCVLLLSVILVLLFMVYPIVTAYHGLPNYSHMGGYNIGGINASGQLPDLHMYSLIDRDTPPEAYKKVSWDTGEEWQLVFSDEFNHDNRTFYDGDDPYWQAENLHYWATNNLEWYDPRNIITRDGNLVLTLNNHKSHGLNYTGGLVSSWNRFCFTGGYIESNVSLPGKSNVYGLWPAIWTLGNLGRAGYGGTLDGLWPYSYDSCDIGTLPNQTLNGLPKWREGEGDWKYDNALSYLPGQRLSRCTCPGDPNHPGPLHSDGSLVGRSAPEIDVFEAFVDDKGNLDGRVSLSAQWAPFNPSYTWPNTSDTYFHIYDNTTVKLNDYRGSAFQQATSATAHTDQNCYTQETGCFSIYGFEYLPDRDNGYITWISDNKKAWTVRSSAMGPNARSQVGQRIISEEPMYIVINLGISENFGAVDYEGLAPLFPFEMLVDYIRVYQDPKAINIGCEPPGYPTQDYIKQLGPAYYNPNIVSGTHPPPGTYTNGPQTTYPQAMAANPNIALPRNRLTHGC